The genome window AACCTACTACTGTTACAAGCTACCACTAACCACTCATACGAGTATAATCAGCGTGCTATATCAGTCAAAAGCTGACAACTAAAAACTGAATTTGGAAGTAAATGAAGCAAGAGAGTCTCGTACGCAAATAGGGCAAAATGTGAGGAGAAAGACCTAAAACAAGCCACCgactcatttttttatttatgtgctCATCTGCCTCATCTGCTTCTCAGAAAATATTTCCTTCATTTCTTTAGTGTGGAATCCGAGGATTTTTGCAACAGATTGATTGGCAATACTGTTCCCTAACTTTATATCGTTACATCGTCTTCATTTCTGTTTAATATCTACGGCTGACATCATTTACACTTTGATCTATGCACTTTAGTCGTTGCCATTTTCTAGATATTTTTCCATTGCTCATATACTCCTCATcctttcactattgtaagaaatatATGATTTGTGATCTTACTGCTCCCTTTGGCTGTCAGGATGTGCCCTAACACCACGTCTCAAACGAATTATGTCTTTTCCTCTACTCAATTCCCAGAGTCGAGGTCTGACAGCCATGTACTGCCACACTCCAAACTTATACTTCAACAAATCATCCCCCGTTTTATCATAGCTTTGTCCATTCCACTTAACGAACAGGTGCAGTTACTGTGCCACATGGTTTTCATAAACATTTCTTGCAAGCACTACTAGGTACACTTGATTGTTGCAAAAATTTTGTATTGATTTATCGCATGACGGTCATAATACATATAATTTTCTTATCAAATTCCGAATAAGTTAAGATTCACTGAAGAAGGGGAAGGTGCATTGCGGCATAGGTACATGAACGTGTTTGATGTCTATTTGGTTATGGGTAGAGATTTTGCAGGGAAACTATGGTAACTTTCTGTTTAATGTCATTAATGGCATCTCACAAAGCGTCTCATATGCTATGCATCACAAGTCTTTCCCAACAGTTTTACGCAGATGGTCATTAGTCTTGTgacaacggcgttgccgcagtaggtacaccggttcccgtcatatcaccgaggTTAAGCTCTGTCAGGCATGGCCggaacttggatggatgaccatccgggccgccttgcgatgttgccatttttcggggtgcactcagcctcgtgatgccaactgaggagctactcgaccgaacagtagcggctacggtctgagaaaaccgtcataacgactgggagagcggtgtgctgaccacacgcccctcctatccgcatcctcagctgaggatgacacggcggtcgaatggtcccgatgggccacttgtggcctgaagaaggGGTGCTTCATTAGTCTTGTACCAACTTTGAGCTGAATGAAACCTTATTACACTCCATAAAGAGTTGTCTGGCATGGTAAGGTCCGGGCTTGATAAGTGGCCACTTCAGTGGGTTGCAGATGTTGACAAATCACACCCAATCCAGTGATTCTGAAATTTTTCGTAAAGGGACTCAGGCACCTGAAGGCAAACGTATGCTGCTACTCTGTACTACTGTAATCAAGAATGATATACGATGCCCTTCTTTTGGAGCTGAGGTATTAGCCATGTCTGCAACATGTGCAAAGACAAATTTCCCATCACAAATCTTTCGAAAAATTATGGTCCAAAAAGGTATCGTGACGGCATTTTGGCCCAATTATGACATGGGGAGTGTTCCCTTCTAACCTTTTCGTGTAATGATAATTTCCCTTAGATCAGAAAACTACTTTCCTCATTTGTGATCTACAATATATCGCACATTTATAATCAGAGAATAACAGTCATAAGTGAGGGGCCCCAATTAGCAACAGCGCCACCAAGGTCTTCATATTACTGCTTGAGAAAGTTATCAAATCGTTCACAGACGCTATTTCATATCATTTCGTGTACATAAATCACACATTGTTGAACACAGTATTTGAAATTCAGCTCTTCTTTTGTCACATGAATCACATTGTGATAGCTCAACTATTGAACTTTTTTCTAGATTGAAGTGTGATATTTCATCAATATGAAGAACAGTGTTAAAATACTAATTATAGCCATTTCGTTTCTCACGAAAGATACCTTTCTGGCTCTGCACACAACCCTGGCTAGTTAAAACTGAGACACACacgccgcgccggccgcggtggtctagcggttctaggcgctcagtccggaaccgcgcgactgctacgatcgcaggttcgaatcctgcctcggacatggatgtgtgtgatgtccttaggttagttaggtttaagtcgttctaagttctaggggactgatgaccacagatgttaagtcccatagtgctcagagcaatttgaaccattttttgaacacacacgCTGCTAAATGCTTCTCAACAGTGTACCTGTGTCTTCTCATATCAGCCAGCAGCTATGGCATGTCAACGGAATCACTGCAATACTCAATCGAAACAATGTAAAACAGATACCTTCCACCACCTTCAAAGTAGGCATATGAATAAAACAGCTGTACAGCTGTATATTTtccaatagtatatatatatatatatatatatatatatatatatatatatatatgtgtgtgtgtgtgtgtgtgtgtgtgtgtgtgtgtgtgtgtgtgtgtgcctcatTATGATTATATGATTATCTACGTAGGCTGTGATACAATGTTGTATTCTGTCTACAGAACTGGTTCAGAGACGAGCTAACATCATGGAGTCATCAACTGATACCCGAGTTCCTCCACCTTCATGGATAAATCACGATTTCATACAATCTGCCTTGAAGAATGCAGAACGAAAGAAAATTACCATCGATTCCATGAATGTCCAGTACGCAAATGCTGAAGGGCTGGGCTATTCAAGCTTGATGTTCAGACTAACTGTCTTTCAGAGATATGAAGACAATGAAGAGACACAGAAGAAAACCCTAATAGTGAAAACACTTCTTGAATCTGGTGGATTTAAGGACATAGTAGAAAAATTAGATATATTCAAGACCGAGGTAGAGATGTTGCATGATATGATGCCACAGATCCATGAGAAATTGTCAGCGCTGGAGAAAGAGGAGTTCCGGCCGCTGGCAGCCAAGTGCTACCAATGGGGTCGGCAGCCCGTGACTTCTCGTGTTGGAGGATCTGTCAGCGGCTGGCTTCAAACTGACTCAGGCTGGCCAACCACTAAACCTCAAACACTGTGCGGTCATGCTGCGGGCATACGCCCGGCTGCATGCTGCTTCAGTCTATGTGCCCAGCAAACAGCCCCATTACAAGGACAAATATAGTTTAAACCTGTTCACGGTTGAAACTTCTTTGCAGCATCTGGCATCTCTAGCCACAAAGTACATAAATGGGTTAGCAAATCAGCTTGAAAAATGTCCTGGCTACGAACAATATTCAGAAAGATACAGGACATTTGCCAACCGCTTTATCGATGTTAAATATGAAAGGATGGAGAAGATGAAGAAGCAAACAAAACTTCCAGTTCTGACTCACGGTGACTGCTGGAAGAACAACATGATGTTTAAGTACATGAATGAAGAAGTTTCAGAAGTACGGTTGGTTGACTTTCAGGTGAGAATGAACTTTTCTTGTTCAATAATATAACtcttcatttaatatttttgttcagTAATATAACTGCTCatctaacaaacaatattttgtaatttattcgtaaaagtgtcTGGGAAgaacacaacataaaacacttggttTGAAGTTTTGGCGAACATTGTTGTAGTATAGTAACTTACTCGATATGCAATTGCCTACATGCATAGAGTTAATCCAGTGAGTTCAGTATTTTCTAGATTGTTGGAtataaggtccgccagttacgaaAAACACCGTTTTTTCAAAGTTCCCAAACATTTTTCAACACCTATGTGTCATcgtcagtgggtttctgttttatttaatctgtaatgtgaacatttttactaagtgattacaaaattacgGAAATATTTAATTCAAACAACTATTTGTTTCTGTTAGTTAACACCTTTACATTAGGTttgcatggttttgcaggaccacttGCGTATTATTTCGTACTGGTAGCTTGTCAACTGCAACCGAACGATGTTGATGAGAGATTTTGTTAGGAGTTAACCTATCATTTTATGCTTTAagacgtaatttagtttgtcgtgaTATTTCGCGCAAATATTCGTTTTATTACGTTTTTGTATGGAAAGCCCTTTTTCCTCAGCATTCTGGTGAGGTGCTCTGAAGCACACGTAAATGTAACTCATATTTCCAGAAAATTTGGTCGCAAAAAGAACTTTACACTTCACCAAAACAGACTGTAATTGAAGTTATTGTGTATCCCAGCTCAGTCAGCGTTCATTTGTTCAGCGGTGAGTCTGGTGCCAAATttcaattttgtttgcatttttcatAAATAATCTTTCTGTCTACTCGTTTCAGGATACATCATCTTCTTatatgagatgaaatgttatcataattaatGAAATTGCATTCCGTATTCAAAACGGCAGCTTCAAACAATACCGCTAATTACAGTTCCGCTGCGATCATACTCTCCGCAATTGCTAAATCAGAAGTAAGCAAGCTCATAGTACACGTAATGTTCCACATTATATCCACAGAGTTTatgtatcacgaggcagagataatctctctctctctctctctctctctctctctctcttgcagtcCTAATGAGTCTTTGATCCATATAGACTACTTGCGCAATTACGCACAAACATTTGCGTCAAAAGagaaaaagtaacagaaaatgtgtgATACTAAAATGCCATTCTTGGAAGCAACAAATTTAAATGTCAATTAAATTTGGTTGCTACCATTTTAAAAGTTGTCGAATATTTTTAATTCAATGAGAATGAATAAATATTAACAGTGGTCATTTGAAAATAGACTAAAATTTGGTACCTTAACCGTTTGTACAGAATTTCTCTATATTAAGTTTAGGGTAGCATGGGTTTACAGAAAACTACCTCATTTGGTACAAGGTTGCTGACTTTCACATGTGGAGAGGCTAATATCTCACTCTACCACACTACCATGGAAGATCACACAAAATTCATGTCTGCCTATTAGGGAGCTGCATTGCAGAGTAAAACCCCAGAATACAGTCCTCAACATTAACCTATTCGCGTTATATGGTTAAAATGGATATTACAATTTTGAAAATTACATACAGAAAAGAGGAAAGTGAAATAGCATGTACAGATCACCTTGAATGTTTTAAAACGTTAAACTAATTTCGTTTGGTAAAGTGGTTGAATGTTCAGATTCCTAATTGGCTTGAATAGACGGATTCGACGAAGCTTGATGGAGCTGGATGGTGTTCGACGTCCGATGGATGAATGGATGCTGGAGGCTGAGTGGAACTTTTGGAGGTTGATGTAGGACGAATGATGCAGGTACCAAGAACCAGGTTGTAGGAAAATGGGATGATCTCGAACCTCACGGCATCAAAGGAGACCAATAGGATATGAAACTGTTTTAAACAATGTATCAGTCGGAGATCTTTGTCTTAGATACTGCGAACGAATGGGGTAGTATCAGATTTCTCCATCGGATCCTTCATGAATTCAAGAGTTTCGGAAGAGATATGGCCCACGTCAGTGATCACTTCATAGCAatggattttatgtatttttaaataaGTGTTACCAAAGTAAATCACTGCTTATGATCATTTCATTGCAAACGGGTGTTCTTCGGCTGTATGAAGTTGGTAGATCATCCAATAACTTTTCTAACTTATACCAATAACTCGACATATACTAATTTTTCATATGAgccgatattcaagaaagataaTTCTTCATTTTAGGAGTCCTTCTCTCTATGCATCAATATCACATTATAATCCtttataaaaaaattttttatttcaaaataaatattctaCTGGGAAATGCTTCCGACGAAGACTATACATCTCCTTGCATTCTTATCACTTTTAttttttcatcatacatttttcacTTAAACTCCTATGCCTTATCAATTTCATTTCGGACCACGTCCGAATCTGAATTCACTTTAGAGCAGATAGATACATTAATTCCTTTGACGCTCGTGATCATCTTTAATCAAATAAATCACACAAACATATAAGGGATTTCATATTCCTGAAAGTAAAATTAATTAGGATCGGGAACCATCAAATCAATCTCAATCTACACCTTATATGCCAATCAAATTTCAACTCTACTAATTCGCAAGAATGTAGCAAAATTAACTGCTCATTATCGATGATTCCTGCATTTCCTAAAATTTCCCCATCATTATAAATCACAATATCTCCTTCGAGTAAGTTCAGTCAATTTAAGTACATGCAGGAATCTGTATGGATAAAACACATAGCACATCCTAAATCAaaacataaataattaaaattcagGATCACACAGCCTTACAAATATATATAAACACTCTTTCTAAAAATAATTGACTTGGTCGTcactaaaaataattaattagttaCTTATTAGATAAACCTATCATTACTTCTCTAAAGTACTCACTATGTTGTAGATAGTCTCTTACTAGTAACCCTGGTCTCACTACAAGTGCGTCATAGTCCAACGCCAAACATAATTACTATAAATTTAATTATAGTCCATGAATCGTCACTATGTAATTCCTAATTACTATGAATTTAATCATCATAGCCCTTTTCAGAGGGTTAATCCGTTCACATGACATTTTTTTTAATATCCTGATGCCGATACAGTCATCTGATTCGTAGAATTTCTAGATACGCCAATAAATACGTACCAGGGTTTGGAATCGTCACAATTACCAATGGTCTAGTCTGTAATAATTGCCACTCCTTACTCTTTCTGGAAAGTAATGAAGATCACGGGTGTGCTCGCAGCAAAACTTTTCGCCGATCCTGAATCTGCATCCGTTTGAGTTTTCTGTAATAAACTTCTTTGCAGGTCCTGGCCTTCTCGGTGAGATTAACCACAGCTTGTCTAATTTTCTCTTCCCAAGGTATGTCTGTATGTTCTGCCTTTGGAATTTTATCTGTCCgtaaatttctttcctttcatcCAAACATCAGGTCATCAGGCGTGAAATTGGTTGAGTCGTGAAGCAAATTGTTCATAATTTCCTCTTCTGCAGGTTTCTTAAGACGCCAGGGAACCGGATATAAGCTGTGACAGTATGTCCTATGTAGCATATCGTCAATACGACAGACATATCTTTTAATAATTTCCGGTGAATGATACAATTGGAGGCTTGATAACTGTTGCTACTATTCATCAGTGAGGTGAGTACATTACTTTAGTTTCTCGATTACTTGATCAGAAAGTGCAGATGCTTTAATTGTGTTCAGGAAAAACAATTTCTGCGTTCGTTTTTTGTGATGATGAAGCTTCTGCGGGCTGCATGGTAATACCGCTCATGTACTCCAATAAAGCACCGTCGATCCAAAATTTCGCTTTCCCCGCTGAGAAGTCGGTGCCTCTGTCTCTCTCTTGTATGTTACTAATGCCCAGGATACCATCAACATCAATTTTTCAACAATAAGGGACGTGCATGTAATTGTTTCATTTCCCAATTTCAAATCTTGAATCGTGCTTAAGGATCGTATAATTCTGCAGTTCTCCACTGGAAAATTAGTAGTTTTTCTTTTCGCGACAGCTTTTCGAAAAAGGCGCTCGATATCACCTTAGCCGAATTTCCCGTTTTTAAAGCTACAGTGATTGACATCCTTCGATTGCAAAAAGGATTCGTGACACTGGAACGGGAGGATTAAGGATGTCACACAAGCATCCTCACATAATTACTCCGATAATTCCTTTCCATCGGTGTATCGTAGCGCCAGCAACTGCAGGTCGTAGACCTCGTTAGATCCCCGAACGCGTCACTGGGACCCGAGGCAGTCACGATTAGTTTGTTGGACGTGATTCACTGCCACTACTTGCGTCGTCTGTTACCTCCGTCATTATTGGTGTCTatatggtgtcaccaccagacaccacacttgctaggtggtagcctttaaatcggccgcggtccgttagtatacgtcggagaagcgtgtcgccactaccagtgattgcagaccgagcgccgccacacggcaggtctagtctagagagaatccctagcactcgccccagttgtacagccgactttgctagcgatggttcactgactacttacgctctcatttgcagagacgacagtttagcatagccttcagctacgtcatttgctacgacctagcaaggcgccatattcttcaagaatgtactcTGCAAAGataagattaaagttaagtatcaaactaattacgtcgactttctgaattctaattccttgtcatgttccagacctcacgttagtatagttcttccctcctcacgccagccagcgtgagctaaaacgcgtgcatttcggcctccaatagtaacaaggtgttggctcttctgccaacacaacagtctaCATGTACCAATCTCCTGGTGTGGTGCAGACTGCGGCTGATTCTGTCTTTGCTGTTGCCGGAAGGTATTGTTCTAAAACTGCCTAGTTGACAGTTGGTGGTTGCTAGGTTGGACTGGATTATACCTCCGATCGTCTCTATTAAATTTGTTTCGGGCCCGTCGGAAGTCACAACCATTTCACAACTATTGTTCAGATTACCATTTGGTACATTGCTTGGATTTGCTTTATCCATTTGGTTGGTTCTTTGCACATTATAACCATTTATGCGGCCAGTTGGTGAGTGATAGACATCAGTGTTCGCATTATTATACTCGTTATTCGATCTTGACGTGGACTTCATGTCTTCCTGCATCAGGTTGAtcgaatttaacacaaatacaAATTACTTCAAATTTTCGTCTGAAACATTAACTAGCTGATTTCTGACACAGGCCGATAATCTAGCTTTTAATATTCTCAATACATTCTGTTGTGTTAACACATTGTCCTAGTAGCGACAGTTATTAAGAAACTATTCGAAGTACTTTCTTAATGTCCCTTGCTTAAATGAGAATTGTTCAGGGTAAGATACTTGTTGATGCAACGGGTAGAATACTTCTTGATGCGACTTTTGTTGAGTTCCGCGCGACCAATATTTTACTGAGAATGTCGGTTCGTA of Schistocerca serialis cubense isolate TAMUIC-IGC-003099 chromosome 2, iqSchSeri2.2, whole genome shotgun sequence contains these proteins:
- the LOC126456125 gene encoding uncharacterized protein LOC126456125, producing the protein MLQLSTTGSPAVDVQHFLYGSASEEVHRRQLAGLLTLFHGELQSTLRALGLAAEADAYPLDEFLEDMERTAPRYEDNEETQKKTLIVKTLLESGGFKDIVEKLDIFKTEVEMLHDMMPQIHEKLSALEKEEFRPLAAKCYQWGRQPVTSRVGGSHLASLATKYINGLANQLEKCPGYEQYSERYRTFANRFIDVKYERMEKMKKQTKLPVLTHGDCWKNNMMFKYMNEEVSEVRLVDFQCSSVTSPASDLLYFLYSSASENVHRHHMEDLLREYHSTLVGLLRRLGLEQQAEAYTFEELKKDMDHCLD